Proteins encoded in a region of the Streptomyces violaceoruber genome:
- a CDS encoding ATP-binding protein: protein MDHMNNETSPAPGAAPCPVSREFAMRFTSSTRGARLARRLVSHRLDSWGHPYTGNANETLSLITSELTTNAVRHGHVAGRDFHLRLSETVGGPHTLRVDVTDTRSERVPLLSTEEPPGDEESGRGLLIVAQLATRWAVTPRVDGPGKTVWAELWLPGEAPAPSPISHFPANA, encoded by the coding sequence GTGGACCACATGAACAACGAAACTTCCCCCGCACCGGGGGCGGCGCCCTGCCCCGTCAGCCGCGAGTTCGCAATGCGGTTCACGTCGTCCACCCGCGGCGCACGCCTCGCCCGCCGTCTCGTCTCCCACCGGCTGGACTCCTGGGGCCACCCGTACACCGGGAATGCCAACGAGACGCTGTCGCTGATCACGTCGGAGCTGACCACCAACGCCGTACGGCACGGGCATGTCGCCGGGCGGGACTTCCACCTACGTCTCTCCGAGACCGTCGGCGGCCCGCACACCCTGCGCGTCGACGTCACCGACACCCGCTCCGAACGCGTACCGCTGCTCAGCACCGAGGAGCCGCCCGGCGACGAAGAGTCGGGGCGTGGCCTTCTCATCGTCGCCCAGCTGGCGACTCGTTGGGCGGTCACCCCACGCGTCGACGGCCCCGGCAAGACCGTGTGGGCGGAGCTGTGGCTGCCCGGAGAGGCCCCCGCACCGTCTCCCATCAGTCACTTTCCCGCCAACGCCTGA
- a CDS encoding effector-associated constant component EACC1, giving the protein MTTTPEERTGFRISIVDEDPLRARREARELLAQVADADPEAALDVPRRDTGAPADVSLKGGLTADSIGVLISAGSLVAAGVQIWLARVPQRTIVVKRPDGATLHITGKEAREDDERIERFLAGGGEAPRRVELDGPGDSPAAG; this is encoded by the coding sequence GTGACCACCACGCCCGAGGAACGGACCGGGTTCCGGATCTCCATCGTCGACGAGGACCCGTTGCGGGCGCGCAGGGAAGCACGGGAGCTGCTCGCCCAGGTTGCCGACGCCGACCCCGAGGCGGCGCTGGACGTTCCCCGGCGGGACACGGGCGCGCCGGCCGACGTGTCACTGAAGGGCGGGCTCACGGCCGACTCCATCGGCGTGCTGATCAGCGCCGGGTCGCTGGTCGCCGCCGGGGTGCAGATCTGGCTGGCCCGGGTACCGCAGCGGACGATCGTCGTGAAGCGGCCGGACGGGGCGACGCTGCACATCACCGGGAAGGAGGCCCGTGAGGACGACGAGCGGATCGAACGGTTCCTCGCGGGCGGCGGTGAGGCACCCCGCCGCGTGGAGCTCGACGGGCCCGGCGACAGCCCTGCGGCGGGCTGA
- a CDS encoding caspase, EACC1-associated type — translation MTDNDRFAMLVGVSAYDSDAYPDLPPVRADLHYMRAVLENTEIGMYNDCAMVAEPTRAEMLHAVETFLNARQPSETALLYFSGHGEFCEDDNQLYFLTRDTDPADLPGTAVPAEFLERMLQSCRAASKLVLLDCCSSGSVVQGWTAKGPAEEPARPAPSTLLRPTGVYFITASDALQSASAMAPEGSSLGTSRFTGEIVEGLRNGRIKEGGWITPDDLFEYLTAQMRRDGVPEEQRPTKSTIRATNQLPFARSVARPVHLPTLPRDAAEAARRSPALLKARELAALDARDGVDWERLLRYYAQCLTATSAAGMRPDRDSGRGSKYFLLGQGEETIQSGRGAVFPAPGALPKPQGRSAGASNGDTEAQPEYWYGYPAITLPVRDGGARGRRTTVELAPLLIQQMELAPDEEGRDVLRPSGVPSLHTGVVSELLDAGDAADLIAHWQPSWQEGNDAQMLRAVRELLETLGLPELEPLDPSALSERTVMQALRPGAHNAAVLLVPSGVEAKATEALVDNLLQMSARTGQIPGTALDALLGGGEGGARGTSVPVVAPGPCNESQESVISSAMTRPLTVATGPPGTGKSEVVTAVVTTCVAAGQSVLVASTNNKAVDVVAERCDDIAPGLLMRTGNAEALVREAAKLEGLVGEPVQAPRRGSVTVSGQLRSARKTAEGLRAQAARHVGEEGRLLELLRDRAERAEALTLPLPLLERVWAAAGEDGSAALGRWEDRARKVAGAPWWLFGPWRRARALAALVAAATAGAEEDRPDMPGRADPPSWPEWATGRPVPAELLESLADTVAVEREVRALVPRQTGWDEDGLRRSRLEAAGTLSELSAELSRALSAEALTRGRALLQQRLQALRSRSGFQRSQKNLMAHIKGWAVSTHSVRQLELTPKLFDLVVIDEASQCSIPSVLPLLFRARRALIIGDPMQLGHIPGVSPQQEQRARVRAGLSAAQLEHHRLTYHVYSSYHAAEQHGDSALLLDEHYRCHPRIADIVNGYCYAGQLRVLTDVRRQVPAVDPAGAADPAPSLGWVDVPRGESALGGNGRSWRNRAEAEAVRRVVDELLERLPQDATVGVVTPFRAQKEALARVWRDDDRVRVGTVHAFQGGQRDVMVLSPVATHNTPPRTTHWVASQVNLWNVAVTRAKSQLITVGAHGFWQGQSGLPTLLADRSALLGADTDEAEGPVVAATPATGFREELADRLQHYLAERGITALERAAVVGGHPVDLLFTEAGQNTAVLIDLGPSPGTDPARHLRLTHARGDLLTGLPSGGHGAKTCPVGRVIRIPAWRVLAGEELLAPVFD, via the coding sequence ATGACCGACAACGACCGGTTCGCCATGCTCGTGGGGGTGTCCGCGTACGACAGTGACGCGTACCCGGACCTGCCGCCCGTGCGCGCCGATCTGCACTACATGCGGGCCGTGCTGGAGAACACCGAGATCGGCATGTACAACGACTGCGCGATGGTCGCCGAGCCGACCCGCGCGGAGATGCTGCACGCCGTCGAGACGTTCCTCAACGCGCGGCAGCCCAGCGAGACGGCCCTGCTGTACTTCAGCGGGCACGGCGAGTTCTGCGAGGACGACAACCAGCTGTACTTCCTGACCCGGGACACCGACCCGGCCGACCTGCCGGGTACGGCGGTCCCGGCGGAGTTCCTGGAGCGGATGCTCCAGTCGTGCCGGGCCGCTTCGAAGCTGGTGCTGCTGGACTGCTGCTCCAGCGGCTCCGTCGTCCAGGGATGGACCGCTAAAGGGCCGGCGGAGGAGCCCGCGCGGCCCGCGCCGAGCACGCTGCTGCGGCCGACGGGCGTCTACTTCATCACCGCGTCCGACGCCCTCCAGTCCGCGTCCGCGATGGCGCCGGAGGGATCAAGCCTCGGTACGTCCCGGTTCACCGGGGAGATCGTGGAGGGGCTGCGCAACGGGCGGATCAAGGAGGGCGGCTGGATCACGCCGGACGACCTCTTCGAGTACCTGACCGCGCAGATGAGGCGCGACGGCGTGCCGGAGGAGCAGCGCCCCACCAAGTCCACGATCAGGGCCACGAACCAGCTGCCCTTCGCCCGGTCGGTGGCCCGCCCGGTGCACCTCCCGACGCTGCCGCGCGACGCGGCCGAGGCGGCCCGGAGGTCCCCCGCCCTGCTGAAGGCCCGGGAACTGGCCGCGCTGGACGCGCGGGACGGCGTCGACTGGGAGCGGCTGCTGCGGTACTATGCGCAGTGCCTCACCGCTACCTCGGCGGCCGGCATGCGGCCCGACCGGGACAGCGGACGCGGCTCGAAGTACTTCCTGCTGGGCCAGGGCGAGGAGACCATCCAGTCCGGGCGGGGTGCCGTCTTTCCCGCTCCCGGGGCCTTGCCCAAGCCGCAGGGCAGGTCGGCCGGTGCGAGCAACGGGGACACGGAAGCGCAGCCGGAGTACTGGTACGGCTATCCCGCGATCACCCTGCCGGTACGCGACGGCGGGGCCCGGGGACGCCGTACGACGGTGGAGCTGGCGCCGCTGCTCATCCAGCAGATGGAACTGGCCCCGGACGAGGAGGGCCGGGACGTGCTCCGGCCCAGTGGCGTTCCCTCCCTGCACACGGGCGTCGTCTCGGAACTGCTGGACGCGGGCGACGCGGCCGACCTCATCGCACACTGGCAGCCGTCCTGGCAGGAGGGCAACGACGCGCAGATGCTTCGCGCCGTACGGGAGTTGCTGGAGACGCTGGGGCTGCCGGAGCTGGAGCCGCTCGACCCGTCCGCGCTCAGCGAGCGGACGGTGATGCAGGCACTGCGGCCCGGCGCGCACAACGCGGCCGTCCTGCTGGTGCCCTCGGGTGTGGAGGCCAAGGCCACCGAGGCTCTGGTGGACAACCTGCTGCAGATGTCGGCCCGGACCGGGCAGATCCCCGGCACCGCCCTGGACGCGCTACTGGGCGGCGGCGAGGGCGGTGCGCGGGGCACATCCGTGCCCGTGGTGGCTCCGGGGCCGTGCAACGAGAGCCAGGAGTCGGTCATCTCCTCGGCGATGACGCGGCCCCTGACGGTGGCGACCGGGCCGCCCGGCACGGGCAAGAGCGAGGTCGTCACCGCCGTCGTCACCACCTGTGTCGCGGCCGGGCAGTCCGTGCTGGTGGCCTCGACGAACAATAAGGCCGTCGATGTCGTCGCCGAACGCTGCGACGACATCGCTCCCGGGCTGCTGATGCGCACGGGCAACGCCGAGGCGCTGGTGCGGGAGGCGGCCAAGCTGGAAGGGCTGGTGGGCGAACCCGTCCAGGCGCCGCGACGCGGTTCGGTCACCGTGAGCGGGCAGTTGCGCAGTGCGCGCAAGACCGCCGAGGGGCTCCGGGCACAGGCCGCGCGACACGTCGGCGAGGAGGGGCGCCTGCTGGAGCTGCTCCGGGACCGGGCAGAACGGGCGGAAGCGCTGACACTGCCGCTGCCGCTCCTCGAACGGGTGTGGGCGGCGGCGGGCGAGGACGGTTCGGCCGCCCTGGGTCGCTGGGAGGACCGGGCGCGGAAGGTGGCCGGTGCCCCTTGGTGGCTGTTCGGCCCGTGGCGTCGGGCACGGGCGCTGGCCGCGCTCGTCGCGGCGGCGACCGCCGGCGCGGAAGAGGACCGGCCGGACATGCCGGGCCGGGCGGACCCGCCGTCGTGGCCGGAGTGGGCGACCGGGCGGCCGGTGCCGGCTGAGTTGCTGGAGTCGCTGGCGGACACCGTGGCGGTGGAACGGGAGGTGCGGGCGCTCGTCCCCCGGCAGACGGGATGGGACGAGGACGGGCTGCGACGGTCACGGCTGGAGGCGGCGGGCACGCTCTCCGAACTGTCGGCGGAGCTGTCGCGGGCACTGTCCGCCGAGGCGCTGACGCGAGGGCGGGCGCTCCTGCAGCAGCGGCTCCAGGCGCTGCGGAGCCGCTCGGGTTTCCAGCGCAGCCAGAAGAACCTCATGGCGCACATCAAGGGGTGGGCCGTCAGCACGCACTCGGTGCGGCAGCTGGAGCTGACCCCGAAGCTGTTCGACCTCGTCGTCATCGACGAGGCGAGCCAGTGCTCCATCCCGTCGGTGCTTCCGCTGCTGTTCCGGGCCCGAAGGGCGCTGATCATCGGCGATCCGATGCAGCTGGGGCACATCCCCGGCGTGTCACCCCAGCAGGAACAGCGGGCGCGGGTCCGGGCCGGGCTGAGCGCGGCGCAGCTGGAACACCACCGGCTCACCTACCACGTCTACTCCTCGTACCACGCGGCCGAGCAGCACGGTGACTCCGCGCTGCTCCTCGACGAGCACTACCGGTGCCACCCGCGGATCGCCGACATCGTCAACGGCTACTGCTACGCGGGCCAGTTGCGGGTGCTCACGGACGTACGGCGACAGGTCCCGGCCGTCGACCCGGCGGGGGCGGCCGATCCGGCGCCCTCGCTGGGCTGGGTCGACGTGCCGCGCGGCGAGTCGGCGCTGGGTGGCAACGGGCGGTCCTGGCGCAACCGGGCGGAGGCGGAGGCGGTACGACGGGTGGTGGACGAACTGCTGGAGCGGCTGCCGCAGGACGCCACAGTGGGTGTGGTCACGCCCTTCCGGGCGCAGAAGGAGGCGTTGGCGCGCGTGTGGCGCGACGACGACCGCGTCCGGGTCGGCACCGTGCACGCGTTCCAGGGCGGGCAGCGCGACGTGATGGTCCTGAGCCCCGTGGCCACGCACAACACCCCGCCGAGGACGACCCATTGGGTCGCGAGCCAGGTCAACCTGTGGAACGTGGCGGTGACCCGGGCGAAGTCCCAGCTGATCACCGTGGGCGCGCACGGGTTCTGGCAGGGGCAGAGCGGACTGCCGACCCTGCTCGCCGACCGTTCGGCGCTTCTGGGGGCGGACACCGACGAGGCCGAGGGGCCGGTGGTGGCGGCCACGCCGGCGACCGGGTTCCGCGAGGAACTCGCCGACCGGCTCCAGCACTACCTCGCCGAGCGCGGGATCACCGCCTTGGAGCGGGCGGCAGTGGTCGGCGGCCACCCGGTGGACCTGCTGTTCACCGAGGCCGGGCAGAACACGGCGGTCCTGATCGACCTCGGCCCGTCGCCCGGTACCGACCCGGCACGGCACCTGCGGCTGACCCACGCGCGGGGCGACCTCCTGACCGGGCTTCCGTCCGGGGGCCACGGGGCGAAGACGTGCCCGGTGGGCCGCGTGATTCGGATCCCCGCGTGGCGCGTCCTGGCGGGCGAGGAACTCCTGGCGCCGGTGTTCGACTGA
- a CDS encoding beta family protein, whose protein sequence is MSEPLYVPVLPVRQHARMAYERLRPDIQASVAPLWNLPPSPGTTPAQLEKARWQKELRRVRGVHRRHPGWIDAPFAEAAQASALAEILAECSALNHLLRPVTGPERGEAQQTAALETARRCGCGVGVRVRMPGEWDGAVAEAVGALMGRVDRKVPVDLLLDLGAVLPGRPDAGKEALRALDALVALAGDWRTVAVLGGAFPHVTDDMMRFGEPHEEPRADWDAWHEIRAARRDRLSRLRYGDYGVQPPAALATEPGSGGPPWGVLRYTTDRSFVLCKVPNGGPDRTAGIRTAARRIRDLPDFRPAVASAGETWFRDCADGPMTDSEGTGTHTQWLWAGNVQHMAHVVRSLPGT, encoded by the coding sequence ATGTCCGAACCGCTCTACGTTCCCGTTCTGCCGGTCCGCCAGCATGCCCGGATGGCTTACGAGCGCCTCCGGCCCGACATACAGGCGTCGGTCGCACCGCTCTGGAACCTCCCGCCCTCTCCGGGGACGACTCCGGCGCAGCTCGAGAAGGCCCGCTGGCAGAAGGAACTGCGCCGGGTGAGGGGCGTGCACCGGCGCCATCCGGGCTGGATCGACGCCCCGTTCGCCGAGGCCGCGCAGGCATCCGCACTCGCCGAGATCCTGGCAGAGTGCAGCGCGCTCAACCACCTGCTCCGCCCGGTGACCGGTCCGGAGCGGGGCGAGGCCCAGCAGACGGCCGCGCTGGAGACCGCCCGCCGCTGCGGCTGCGGGGTCGGTGTCCGGGTTCGCATGCCGGGGGAGTGGGACGGAGCCGTCGCCGAGGCCGTCGGGGCCCTGATGGGCCGGGTCGACCGGAAGGTGCCCGTCGATCTGCTGCTGGACCTCGGCGCCGTCCTGCCCGGTCGCCCCGACGCGGGAAAGGAGGCGCTGCGCGCTCTGGACGCCCTCGTGGCACTGGCCGGCGACTGGCGGACCGTCGCCGTACTCGGCGGGGCGTTCCCGCACGTCACCGACGACATGATGCGGTTCGGCGAGCCGCACGAGGAGCCCCGCGCCGACTGGGACGCGTGGCACGAGATACGGGCCGCCCGCCGGGATCGCCTCTCGCGGCTGAGATATGGCGACTACGGAGTGCAGCCTCCCGCAGCGCTGGCCACGGAGCCGGGTAGCGGAGGCCCGCCCTGGGGCGTCCTCCGCTACACCACCGACCGCTCGTTCGTGCTGTGCAAGGTGCCGAACGGAGGGCCGGACCGTACGGCGGGCATCCGAACGGCCGCCCGCCGGATCCGTGACTTGCCGGACTTCCGCCCAGCGGTCGCGAGTGCCGGGGAGACGTGGTTCCGCGACTGCGCCGACGGGCCTATGACGGACAGCGAGGGCACCGGCACGCACACCCAATGGCTCTGGGCAGGCAACGTCCAGCACATGGCACACGTCGTCCGGTCCCTGCCCGGCACCTGA
- a CDS encoding AAA family ATPase, giving the protein MRNFRTLTDTKLPLGPLTVMVGPNAAGKSNVFHALEFLRSVSRDGIVTALEERGGFETVAFRGGPKPVSRITIGVEGIWSEFASKEHPDSYELSVNRRRKSLLDPVLYRQERFTQHPRQDISTSVELKSATVEVNSPLATDGLEGTDGIGRMTSALHEPLPWTADSSTAHAVAEIRQHLSAIRVFDPDVRAARKPSPITSSGRHLEDNASNLADFLKTLRSIRDKEGRRYVWEALLNDVRAVIPHIRDVHIVDTPGTYDHLSIELEEEGLRGRTRLEDASFGTVRVLCLLSIFHDPEPPALTCIEEIDHGIHPHALELLAGRLREASHRAQFLVTTHSPVFVSELTPDEFVVCERGTDGASHIPALTPDEVQEVIDASEGMPIGELWFANTLGGGL; this is encoded by the coding sequence GTGCGCAACTTCCGCACCCTGACCGACACGAAGCTGCCGCTCGGGCCTCTGACCGTCATGGTCGGCCCCAACGCGGCGGGCAAGTCGAACGTGTTCCACGCTCTGGAGTTTCTGCGCAGCGTGTCCCGCGATGGGATTGTGACGGCGCTGGAGGAGCGGGGTGGCTTCGAGACCGTGGCCTTTCGAGGCGGTCCGAAACCGGTGTCCCGGATCACGATCGGCGTCGAGGGCATCTGGTCCGAATTTGCGTCGAAGGAGCACCCGGACAGCTACGAGCTGAGTGTCAACCGGCGTCGCAAGTCGTTGCTCGACCCTGTGCTGTACCGGCAGGAGCGCTTCACGCAGCACCCGAGGCAGGACATCTCGACCTCCGTCGAGCTCAAAAGCGCGACTGTTGAGGTCAACAGCCCCTTGGCAACCGACGGCCTGGAGGGCACCGACGGTATCGGCCGGATGACGTCCGCCCTGCACGAGCCACTGCCTTGGACCGCGGACAGCTCGACCGCTCACGCCGTAGCGGAGATCAGGCAGCACCTTTCTGCGATCAGGGTCTTCGACCCGGATGTGCGGGCTGCGCGGAAACCTTCACCGATCACCAGTTCGGGGCGCCACCTGGAAGACAACGCCTCCAACCTCGCGGACTTCCTCAAAACCCTCCGGTCGATAAGGGACAAGGAAGGCCGCAGGTACGTCTGGGAGGCGCTGTTGAACGACGTCAGAGCGGTTATCCCTCACATCCGTGACGTTCATATCGTGGACACTCCTGGGACGTATGACCATCTCTCGATCGAACTGGAGGAGGAGGGACTTCGGGGACGCACCCGGCTGGAAGACGCCTCCTTCGGAACCGTGCGAGTCCTCTGCCTCCTGTCGATCTTCCACGACCCCGAGCCTCCGGCTCTCACCTGTATCGAGGAGATCGACCACGGCATCCATCCGCACGCCCTGGAACTCCTCGCGGGACGGCTGCGAGAGGCCAGCCACCGGGCGCAGTTCCTGGTCACCACGCACTCTCCCGTTTTCGTCAGCGAACTGACCCCGGACGAATTCGTGGTCTGTGAGCGGGGCACGGACGGGGCATCGCATATCCCAGCGCTCACGCCGGATGAGGTCCAAGAAGTCATCGACGCATCCGAAGGCATGCCCATCGGGGAGTTGTGGTTCGCCAACACCCTGGGGGGTGGGCTGTGA